The stretch of DNA CCAATTGTGAAGGCCCACATACCGCTTGGATATGTTGGAATATTCGCTACATAAAGGCGTGTGATCGGGAAAATTTCCTTTACATCCTTTTGAACACTGCGAATCAAGTCTGCTTTAAACCAAGGATTATCTGATTGCGCGACAAAAATCCCGTCTTCCTTTAAAGCTTTAGAAATTCCAGCATAAAAACCTTTTGTAAATAGATTAACAGCAGGCCCTACAGGCTCTGTTGAGTCAACCATAATGACATCGTATTCATTTTCACTTTCGGCAATGTGCATGAATCCATCTCCCACTTGTACATCAACGCGAGGGTCTTCAAGCATGCCTGCAATTTCTGGAAGGTATTTTTTAGAATACTCGATGACTTTTCCGTCAATATCGACAAGCGTTGCTTTTTTCACGCTTGGGTGTTTTAAAACTTCACGGATTACTCCACCGTCTCCTCCACCGACAACAAGCACCTTTTCAGGATTAGGATGAGTAAATAACGGCACATGAGCCACCATTTCATGATACACAAACTCATCCTTAACAGATGTCATGACCAT from Cytobacillus dafuensis encodes:
- the speE gene encoding spermidine synthase, producing MGGLWFTEKQTENFGITMKVKRTLHTEQTDFQMLEMVETEEWGNMLLLDGMVMTSVKDEFVYHEMVAHVPLFTHPNPEKVLVVGGGDGGVIREVLKHPSVKKATLVDIDGKVIEYSKKYLPEIAGMLEDPRVDVQVGDGFMHIAESENEYDVIMVDSTEPVGPAVNLFTKGFYAGISKALKEDGIFVAQSDNPWFKADLIRSVQKDVKEIFPITRLYVANIPTYPSGMWAFTIGSKKYDPLEVSEDRFHEIETKYYTKELHNAAFVLPKFVQDLVK